One window from the genome of Candidatus Margulisiibacteriota bacterium encodes:
- a CDS encoding DegT/DnrJ/EryC1/StrS family aminotransferase: protein MFNTQNHFAKFPKKIWLSSPTMHGEEMKYMTEAYETNWMTTAGSNVNELERSAAELVGVKYAVALSCGTAALHLAVRLAGVKRGDTVFCSDLTFNATV from the coding sequence ATGTTTAATACTCAAAATCATTTTGCCAAGTTTCCCAAGAAGATTTGGCTCTCTTCCCCGACGATGCATGGGGAGGAGATGAAGTACATGACGGAGGCGTACGAGACAAATTGGATGACGACGGCCGGGAGTAATGTCAATGAGCTCGAACGGTCAGCTGCGGAACTCGTCGGGGTGAAATATGCTGTCGCTCTTTCATGCGGGACCGCTGCGTTGCATCTGGCCGTTCGGCTGGCAGGGGTTAAACGGGGTGATACAGTTTTCTGTTCTGATCTGACATTCAATGCCACGGTGA